The following nucleotide sequence is from Gemmatimonadaceae bacterium.
CGATGGCCAGCAGTTGCTCGGTGGTCAGCGGCCACGGTTTTCGCACGGCGGTCTGGCCAAGGAAGATGAGCGAGCGCTTCAGCGTGATGAGCGGGAAGCGCGCGGTGATCGTCATCTCGGGGAAGCTGCCGTACATGCAGCCCCCGCACCGGCTCGTGATGGCGTGCACCGCGCCGCGGAGTTCGGTCTCGCGATACCAGCGCGGGAAGTCGGGGTGCCAGACGGGGTAGCTCTCCTGCAGCACGTGATCGCAACAGGGCTGCAGGTCGCCATTGGGGCGCACGGCAAAGTACAATCCCGGAGAGTCGCACACGTCGTGATTGCGCCGCCGCCACGTCACCGGTTCGCGCCGGATGAATCGCCGGACGTTGTCGAGGAACTCCGGCGAGTCGTACAGCAGGTGGCCGTCGCGCTTCAGCGCCAGGCACTCCGCGAGCACCTCGTCGACGAGCGGGTACATCGTCGGCGGGAAGATCATCTCGCGGTCGTAGCTGCGGAAATTGTGCGGCTCCGCGGGGTCGGCCACATGCGCCGGCACGAGCGAGACGTACCAGCCGATGCGGGACGCGAACCGGATGACGTTCGGTATCTCGAGGAGGTTCTGCGGCGAGAGCACCGTGCCGAAGGCCGCAAAGGAACGGCGCGGGGGATACGCCTGCGTCACCCGGCTGATGGCCTCGATGGCGCGCCGCCAGCTGCGGTCGTGCGAGCCATTCAGGAAGTCCTGCTTCTCCGCCAGCAGCGAGTCGAGCGATATGGAGATATCGCGGGCGCCGGCCGCCGCCGCTTCGTGCAGCTGGTCGAGCGTCGCCAGGCCGTTGGTCTGGGTGCGGACGTGGAGGCCGCGGCGCGTGAACGCCCGGATGATGCCCGGCAGGTCCTTGCGCACGAACGGCTCGCCGCCCGTCAGGAGCACCATCCCGGTGCCGATGGCCGCGAGGTTCTCCGCCATCGCCTCAACCTGCGGCAAGGACACCTCGCCGACGTCGGCATTCGCGTAGATGATGTTGCACTGCTTGCAGCTCAGGTTGCAGCGGGCCGTGACGTAGAACTGCACGTACAGCGGGTGCCGTCCCCGGGCCAGCAGGCCGCGCGCCAGCGCCAGCTTGGTGCGAAGGGAGAACATCAGCCCTGCGGGTCGAAGCCGATGCGCTCCTTCACGACGTACAGCGGGCGCCGCTTCACCTCGCCGTAGATGCGCCCCACATACTCCCCGATGACGCCCAGCGAGAGCAGCTGCACGCCGCCGAGGAAGAGCGTGCCGATCCACTGTGCCGCCCAGCCAGGGACCACCCCGACGGTGAAGAGCTTGATGTAGAACGCGTACACGATGCCGATCATCGACAGCATCGAGACGAAGAACCCCAGGTACGAGGCCATGCGCAGTGGCACGGTCGAGAAGGAGAAGATGCCGTCGAGCGCAAAGCTGAACATCCGGCGGAAGGGAAACTTGGTCTCGCCCGCCGCCCGCGCTTGGCGCTCGTACGACACGCCTTCCTGCCGGAAGCCGGCCCAGACCACGAGGCCGCGCAGGAACCGGTCACGCTCCGGCATCTCGTGCAGGGTGGCGACGACACGCCGGTCGATCAGGCGGAAATCGCCGACGTCCGCGGGAATGTCGGCGTTGCCGAGCTTCTGCAGGAATCGGTAGAAGACATGCGCCGTGCCGCGCTTGAAGGCCGACTCGCCCTGCCGGTTCGAACGCACCCCGTAGACGACGTCAGCGCCGGCGCGCCACCGCGCCAGCATCTCGGGAATGACCTCGGGGGGATCCTGCAGGTCGGCGTCGATGACGGCCACCGCGTCACCCCGCGAGGCATCGAGCCCGGCGGTCAGCGCGTACTGGTGGCCAAAATTCCGCGACAGCGCGACGATGCGAACGGCGGCGTCCTGCGCGGCGATCTCGCGCAGCTTCGCGAGTGTCGCGTCGCGACTGCCGTCATCCACGTAGATGATCGTGGTGCGCGCGCCCGCGATCCCGCGCGCCACCCCCGCCAGGCGCTGGTGCGTCTGGGCGATGACCGCTTCTTCGTTGAAGCAGGGCACCACGATGTCGAGAGTGCACGGCTCGGCTCTTGCCATGGTTCCTGCCCAAAAGGGTGCATGATCCGTCGGGATCAACGGCGGGACACGCTGCGGTGCGAATACCCGCACCGCAACCTAATTGGCGAATGCGCTCGCCGGACGCTAGAGCGTATCCAGTCCTTCGCGGCCGATCCCGGGATTCCACTGGATCAGCTCGTAGTTGGCCAGCCCGAGTCGGTGGAAGGGATCGCCGTCGCGCACGGCGTCCAGCGCCGCCGCCGCCCCCTCGTCGGGGACGCGCAGCAGGAACGCGCCCCCGGTGCGCGGCACGAACGGACCGGAGGCGAGCAGCGTGCCGTTCGCCTTGAGCGAACGCAGCCAGGCGCGGTGCGCCTCGGTATGCGCCTCGATCGTCTCGAGGGGCGCGCGATACCGCATGACAACCAGTGCGTACATGTCCCTACCATCCAATGCCGTAGTCTTCGCCATGGTTCGAGGCCGCACCCCACATGGTCTTGTGCTTGCGGTCGAACAGGATCGCCGTGATGGGTCCCGACGTGCGTTCCTCGTACTCCATCGTGTAGCCCATCTTTCGCAGTTCATTGCGCACGTAGAACGGCAGCGATTCGGCTGCCAGCATCCGCCCCGGCCGGCTCTCGTGCTGGCCGAAGGACGAGCGCATCTGGAACGTGTTGATGTTGGGCGCTTCCACCGCTTCCTGCGGCGTCATGCCGAACTCGGTCACGTTGAGCAGGAACTGCAGGAGGTTCTGGTCCTGCGAATCGCCCCCCTGCACCGAGAACGCGATGTACGGGGCGCCGTCCTTCATCGCCAGCGTGGGCGTCAGCGTGACGCGTGGACGCTTGCCCGGCTCGATGACGTTGAATGGGCCGTCGGCAGAGTCGGTGACGAAGCTCTGCGCGCGCTGCGAGAGCCCGACGCCCGTGTGCCCCGCGATCACCGCCGGCGGCCACCCGCCCGACGGCGTCACGGAAATCACCCACCCCGTCTCGTCCGCCGCCTGGATGGACGTGGTCCCCGCGTAGAATGCCTCCTTGAACGCGCTGTCATCGGCCATCTGCCCTCTGCCATCCGCCATCTGCTCAGGCGGAAGCCGATCCTGCTGTCCACTTCTCGGCAGGCTCTGCG
It contains:
- a CDS encoding YciI family protein, which codes for MYALVVMRYRAPLETIEAHTEAHRAWLRSLKANGTLLASGPFVPRTGGAFLLRVPDEGAAAALDAVRDGDPFHRLGLANYELIQWNPGIGREGLDTL
- a CDS encoding radical SAM protein, with amino-acid sequence MFSLRTKLALARGLLARGRHPLYVQFYVTARCNLSCKQCNIIYANADVGEVSLPQVEAMAENLAAIGTGMVLLTGGEPFVRKDLPGIIRAFTRRGLHVRTQTNGLATLDQLHEAAAAGARDISISLDSLLAEKQDFLNGSHDRSWRRAIEAISRVTQAYPPRRSFAAFGTVLSPQNLLEIPNVIRFASRIGWYVSLVPAHVADPAEPHNFRSYDREMIFPPTMYPLVDEVLAECLALKRDGHLLYDSPEFLDNVRRFIRREPVTWRRRNHDVCDSPGLYFAVRPNGDLQPCCDHVLQESYPVWHPDFPRWYRETELRGAVHAITSRCGGCMYGSFPEMTITARFPLITLKRSLIFLGQTAVRKPWPLTTEQLLAIVDEINTAHPVDHARAGRLLEAVPRHADVTRSLPVLS
- a CDS encoding glycosyltransferase family 2 protein; protein product: MARAEPCTLDIVVPCFNEEAVIAQTHQRLAGVARGIAGARTTIIYVDDGSRDATLAKLREIAAQDAAVRIVALSRNFGHQYALTAGLDASRGDAVAVIDADLQDPPEVIPEMLARWRAGADVVYGVRSNRQGESAFKRGTAHVFYRFLQKLGNADIPADVGDFRLIDRRVVATLHEMPERDRFLRGLVVWAGFRQEGVSYERQARAAGETKFPFRRMFSFALDGIFSFSTVPLRMASYLGFFVSMLSMIGIVYAFYIKLFTVGVVPGWAAQWIGTLFLGGVQLLSLGVIGEYVGRIYGEVKRRPLYVVKERIGFDPQG